One genomic region from Spirulina subsalsa PCC 9445 encodes:
- a CDS encoding STAS domain-containing protein, producing MSPNIKIVQPSGILDSTKVAEFRQEINESVRNGAQIILIDFKDVTFMDSSGLGALVLALKTVRAENRKLFICSINEQIKMLFELTSMDRVFHIYGDRDAFHEDIADSQVTATSSEESSLS from the coding sequence ATGAGTCCCAATATTAAAATTGTTCAACCGTCTGGAATTTTGGATAGCACCAAAGTGGCCGAGTTTCGCCAAGAAATCAATGAGAGTGTCAGAAATGGCGCTCAAATTATTTTGATTGATTTTAAGGATGTTACGTTTATGGATAGCTCTGGCTTAGGGGCTCTCGTTCTGGCGTTGAAAACCGTGCGGGCTGAAAATCGAAAGCTATTTATCTGTTCGATTAATGAACAGATTAAGATGCTGTTTGAGCTAACCAGTATGGATCGGGTGTTTCATATTTATGGGGATCGGGACGCTTTCCATGAGGATATTGCGGATTCTCAGGTCACGGCTACGTCTTCAGAGGAAAGCTCTTTATCTTAG
- a CDS encoding MDR/zinc-dependent alcohol dehydrogenase-like family protein, with translation MQGIWLENQTLELKSNLPLPEPSRDEALVRVLRAGICNTDLELLRGYYPYRGVLGHEFVGIVEQGLGHLKHKRVVGEINASCGECLYCQKGKPTHCEKRTVLGIVNRNGAFAEYLTLPNKNLYPLPDHISTDAATFIEPLAAALEIQEQIPIHPGQKVLVIGDGKLGQLIGQTLALTGCDLSVVGRHRSKLANLEKQGIHTGFADIVQERSFDIAVECTGNPSGFELALKGLRPRGTLVLKSTYAGNLSINASALVVDEITLIGSRCGPFAKAIDLLDKAAIDPTPLIQTCYPLSEGLAAFDAAQQKGALKVLLTME, from the coding sequence ATGCAAGGCATTTGGCTAGAAAACCAAACACTGGAACTGAAATCTAATTTACCCCTTCCCGAACCCAGTAGAGATGAAGCCCTAGTAAGGGTTTTACGCGCCGGAATTTGTAATACAGACTTAGAACTCTTGCGGGGTTATTATCCCTATCGGGGGGTGTTAGGTCATGAATTTGTAGGGATTGTGGAACAAGGCCTTGGTCATTTAAAACATAAACGAGTAGTAGGCGAAATTAACGCCTCCTGTGGGGAATGTTTATATTGTCAAAAAGGCAAACCTACTCATTGCGAGAAGCGAACCGTGTTAGGAATTGTCAACAGAAATGGGGCATTTGCCGAATATTTAACCCTGCCAAATAAAAATCTCTATCCCCTCCCCGATCATATTTCAACCGATGCTGCAACCTTTATAGAACCCCTCGCGGCGGCCTTAGAAATTCAAGAACAAATTCCGATTCATCCCGGTCAAAAAGTGTTAGTGATTGGCGATGGTAAGCTTGGTCAATTGATTGGTCAAACCTTAGCTTTAACGGGATGTGATTTATCGGTCGTAGGTCGTCATCGGTCTAAGTTAGCAAATTTAGAGAAACAAGGCATTCATACAGGCTTTGCCGATATTGTCCAAGAGAGAAGCTTTGATATTGCCGTAGAATGTACGGGAAATCCGAGCGGTTTTGAGTTAGCACTCAAGGGATTAAGACCCAGAGGCACGCTAGTTTTAAAAAGTACCTACGCGGGTAATTTATCTATAAATGCTTCGGCGTTAGTGGTGGATGAAATTACCCTGATTGGTTCTCGTTGTGGCCCTTTTGCTAAAGCCATTGATTTATTAGATAAAGCCGCTATTGATCCAACGCCTTTAATCCAAACCTGCTATCCTCTCAGTGAGGGATTAGCCGCCTTTGATGCTGCCCAACAAAAAGGGGCTTTAAAAGTATTATTAACCATGGAATGA
- a CDS encoding PP2C family protein-serine/threonine phosphatase, which produces MTHILIVDDDPAIQLLLKRTLTRQGYEVTVAGNGVEGLAKAQELCPAMVICDWVMPQMNGLEVCRHIKATPQLSTTFFILLTSKGSVEDRVEGLDAGADDFLCKPIEMFELKARIRSGLRLHQLSSDLQHQKRILEAELAEAAEYVCSILPEPFSDGGLAVDVRFIPSSQLGGDSFDYFWLDEDHLAVYLLDVSGHGLRAALPSLAVINLLRSKGLIQVNYHQPSEVLRGLNDTFQMTARNDKYFTIWYGVYNRRSQQLIYASAGHPPALLLSGTAQGEILVQKLKTPGFPAGMFPDAEYTDATCPIEPDSCLYIFSDGIYEINAPDGTLWGIDHFIEQLQSYFTQPDRNLDWLIEKIKRMNALTYFEDDLSLMEIKF; this is translated from the coding sequence ATGACGCATATTCTAATCGTTGATGATGATCCTGCGATTCAACTCCTCCTCAAACGTACCTTAACGCGCCAAGGGTATGAAGTGACCGTAGCAGGAAACGGAGTCGAGGGACTGGCCAAAGCTCAAGAACTTTGTCCGGCGATGGTAATTTGTGATTGGGTCATGCCTCAGATGAATGGCCTTGAGGTTTGTCGTCATATTAAAGCCACGCCCCAACTTTCGACGACTTTTTTTATTTTGCTCACGTCTAAGGGATCTGTGGAAGACCGGGTAGAAGGTCTAGATGCTGGGGCTGATGATTTTCTTTGTAAACCGATTGAAATGTTTGAACTCAAGGCGCGCATTCGCTCTGGTTTGCGTCTCCATCAGTTAAGTAGTGATCTCCAACATCAAAAGCGCATTCTAGAGGCTGAATTAGCGGAAGCTGCTGAGTATGTATGTTCTATTCTGCCAGAACCTTTTTCCGATGGGGGTTTAGCGGTGGATGTGCGGTTTATTCCGTCCAGCCAGTTGGGGGGGGATAGTTTTGATTATTTTTGGCTGGATGAGGATCATTTAGCGGTGTATTTGTTGGATGTGTCAGGGCATGGTTTGCGGGCGGCCTTGCCCTCACTGGCCGTAATTAATTTACTGCGTTCTAAGGGGTTGATTCAGGTGAATTATCATCAGCCTAGTGAAGTTTTGCGTGGCCTGAATGATACCTTTCAAATGACCGCTCGCAATGATAAATACTTCACCATTTGGTATGGAGTTTATAATCGGCGATCGCAGCAGTTAATCTATGCCAGTGCCGGACATCCCCCAGCCCTTTTGCTCAGTGGCACAGCCCAAGGGGAAATTCTCGTACAAAAGCTCAAAACCCCCGGTTTTCCGGCCGGAATGTTCCCCGATGCGGAATACACCGATGCCACCTGTCCAATTGAACCAGACTCCTGTCTCTACATATTTAGCGACGGCATTTATGAGATTAACGCCCCCGATGGGACTTTGTGGGGCATCGACCACTTCATTGAGCAGTTGCAGTCTTACTTTACCCAGCCTGACCGGAATTTAGATTGGCTGATCGAAAAAATCAAACGGATGAATGCCCTCACCTATTTTGAGGATGATTTATCCTTGATGGAAATTAAATTCTAA
- a CDS encoding NAD-dependent epimerase/dehydratase family protein, whose amino-acid sequence MKRALVTGANGFTGSHLVKALVGRGVEVVAYVRASSNLERLAGVEVEWVYGDIGDRLALDRALQGVDTVFHTAAYVELGIVDGAKMERVNVEGTRTLLAAAQAAGVSKMVYCSTIGIYGDTRGQIINETFQRQQEGFSSAYDRTKYLAQQLVDEAARQGFPVVSVMPSGIFGPDDPHFGPVIHLFLKKRLKFWLGGDRITGIVHVDDLVTAMILAAEKAPTGEHYIISAGELPSREMFRLLSKATGIPTPQEAPKPLVVVVASILEVLGQLFNWNPPIGRERLHYVYERCVRVDSSKARKALNWQPRPVEDVLLEFLPSSRRESSAQ is encoded by the coding sequence ATGAAACGAGCATTGGTCACAGGGGCAAACGGATTTACTGGTTCTCACCTCGTCAAGGCCTTAGTGGGGCGAGGGGTGGAGGTGGTGGCCTATGTGCGGGCTTCCAGTAACCTCGAACGCTTGGCCGGAGTTGAGGTAGAGTGGGTTTATGGGGATATTGGCGATCGCCTCGCCCTTGACCGCGCCCTGCAAGGAGTCGATACCGTCTTCCACACCGCCGCCTATGTTGAACTGGGCATTGTAGACGGGGCGAAAATGGAACGAGTCAACGTAGAAGGCACCCGCACCCTGTTGGCCGCCGCCCAAGCCGCCGGAGTGTCTAAAATGGTTTATTGCAGCACCATCGGCATCTATGGGGACACCCGAGGTCAGATTATTAACGAAACCTTCCAACGACAACAAGAGGGCTTTTCCTCCGCTTATGACCGCACCAAATACCTCGCCCAGCAACTGGTAGACGAAGCCGCCCGCCAAGGGTTTCCCGTCGTTAGTGTCATGCCGTCCGGGATTTTCGGCCCCGACGATCCCCATTTTGGGCCAGTGATTCACCTGTTCCTGAAAAAGCGGTTAAAATTCTGGTTAGGGGGCGATCGCATTACAGGCATTGTTCATGTAGATGATCTCGTCACCGCCATGATTCTAGCCGCCGAAAAAGCCCCCACAGGAGAACATTACATCATTTCCGCCGGAGAACTCCCCAGTCGGGAAATGTTCCGCCTTTTGAGTAAAGCTACAGGCATCCCCACCCCCCAAGAAGCCCCCAAACCCCTCGTTGTGGTCGTTGCTTCTATTCTAGAAGTCCTCGGACAGCTTTTTAACTGGAATCCCCCCATCGGTCGGGAGCGATTACACTACGTTTATGAACGTTGTGTGCGTGTAGATAGCAGCAAAGCCAGAAAAGCCCTCAACTGGCAACCTCGCCCCGTTGAGGATGTCTTGCTAGAATTTCTGCCATCCTCACGGCGAGAAAGCAGCGCTCAATGA
- a CDS encoding ATP-binding protein yields the protein MLLLTQRLPLTILKQAYRQVPTELRILKRTLAWFNSLYLPEIEQKDWLQCELALAEGLTNAIRHAHRDKPPETPIDLEVRVDEQQIILRIWDAGAPFSLQQYLQQQADPMNTHAGGGRGLAILQKIADVLEYNRTEDQRNCLLIVKEYSRANETCDEETC from the coding sequence ATGCTTCTGCTTACCCAAAGGCTTCCCTTGACTATTCTCAAACAAGCTTATCGTCAAGTCCCCACGGAACTCAGAATCCTCAAGCGGACTCTGGCCTGGTTTAACTCCCTTTATCTCCCTGAAATTGAGCAAAAAGATTGGTTGCAGTGCGAACTCGCCTTAGCGGAAGGCCTGACCAATGCTATTCGTCATGCTCATCGGGACAAACCCCCAGAAACCCCCATTGATCTTGAAGTCAGGGTTGATGAGCAACAGATTATTCTACGGATTTGGGATGCTGGCGCGCCCTTTTCTCTCCAGCAGTATCTCCAGCAACAAGCAGACCCCATGAATACCCATGCTGGAGGCGGGCGGGGTTTGGCGATTTTACAAAAAATCGCCGATGTGTTGGAATATAATCGCACAGAAGACCAGCGCAATTGCTTGTTGATTGTGAAAGAATATTCAAGGGCGAATGAAACCTGTGATGAGGAAACCTGTTAA
- the crtO gene encoding beta-carotene ketolase CrtO has product METYDVVIIGAGHNGLVCAAYLLKAGYRVVLLEKRPVPGGAATTEEIMPKEAPGFQFNLCAIDHEFIHLGPVVQELELTKYGLEYLPCDPVVFCPQANGDYFLAHQSVEATCREIARYSHHDAEQYAEFTRYWQQLARAIAPLFNAPPMALLEIAGNFDSDNFKDLRALLGSKNKVLDFIRTMITSPTDLLNEWFDHEVVKAPLARLAAEIGAPPSQKGIAVGSMMMAMRHAPGMSRPKGGTGALTTALVKLVLALGGKIYTDQAVERLLIDNGKAVGVAVATGQEYRATQGVISNIDAQRLFLQLIDPQDTDPQLRQRIARRIVNNNETILKIDCALSEAPRFEGYGHQDDYLIGSILIADSVDHVEQAHSLCLFGEIPDQDPSLYVVCPTVLDPTMAPEGHHTLWIEFFAPYQIRNAAGTGLNGTGWTDSLKNQVADRVIDKLATYAPNLKSSILARRVESPAELGERLGAYKGNYYHLDMTLDQMVFLRPLPELADYKTPIEGLYLTGAGTHPGGSISGMPGRNCARVFLARQQPWGQKLGDVRNSLQSFVRATLGI; this is encoded by the coding sequence ATGGAAACCTACGATGTGGTGATTATTGGGGCGGGTCATAATGGGCTAGTTTGTGCGGCCTATTTACTAAAAGCCGGGTATCGGGTGGTCTTGTTAGAAAAACGCCCGGTTCCAGGAGGGGCAGCCACTACCGAGGAAATCATGCCCAAAGAAGCACCGGGCTTTCAATTTAACCTTTGTGCTATTGACCATGAATTTATTCACCTAGGTCCGGTGGTGCAAGAATTAGAACTGACGAAGTACGGTTTAGAATACCTGCCCTGTGATCCCGTCGTCTTCTGTCCTCAAGCCAATGGGGATTATTTTCTCGCCCATCAGTCCGTCGAGGCCACCTGTCGAGAAATTGCGCGCTATAGTCACCATGACGCGGAACAGTACGCCGAGTTTACCCGCTATTGGCAACAACTAGCCCGGGCGATCGCACCCCTCTTTAACGCCCCCCCAATGGCCTTGTTAGAAATCGCCGGAAACTTCGACTCCGATAACTTTAAAGACCTGCGCGCCCTCCTCGGCTCCAAAAACAAAGTTCTTGACTTCATCCGTACCATGATCACCTCCCCCACTGACCTCCTCAACGAGTGGTTTGATCATGAAGTGGTGAAGGCCCCCCTTGCCCGTCTCGCCGCCGAAATCGGCGCGCCCCCCTCCCAGAAAGGCATCGCCGTAGGATCCATGATGATGGCCATGCGCCACGCCCCCGGAATGTCTCGCCCCAAAGGAGGAACAGGCGCACTGACGACCGCCCTCGTTAAGTTAGTCCTAGCCCTCGGGGGGAAAATCTACACAGACCAAGCGGTGGAGCGCCTACTCATCGACAACGGAAAGGCCGTCGGAGTCGCCGTGGCCACAGGCCAAGAATACCGCGCCACCCAGGGCGTTATTTCCAACATTGACGCCCAACGCCTCTTTCTCCAACTGATTGACCCACAAGACACGGACCCCCAACTGCGCCAACGCATCGCCCGCCGTATTGTAAATAATAATGAAACCATCCTCAAAATTGACTGCGCCCTCTCAGAAGCCCCCCGTTTTGAGGGCTATGGTCATCAAGACGACTACCTCATTGGTTCCATCCTGATTGCTGATTCTGTGGATCATGTAGAACAGGCGCACTCGCTCTGTTTATTCGGGGAAATTCCTGACCAAGACCCCTCCTTGTATGTGGTCTGTCCGACAGTTCTTGACCCCACTATGGCACCGGAAGGCCATCACACCCTCTGGATTGAATTCTTCGCCCCTTACCAGATTAGAAACGCGGCGGGGACGGGTTTAAATGGTACAGGCTGGACGGATAGCCTGAAAAACCAAGTGGCTGATCGGGTAATTGATAAACTGGCCACCTATGCCCCTAATTTAAAATCCTCTATCCTCGCCCGTCGGGTAGAGAGTCCGGCTGAACTCGGAGAACGTTTGGGGGCTTATAAGGGCAATTATTACCATTTGGACATGACGCTAGATCAGATGGTATTTTTACGACCTTTACCGGAGTTAGCAGACTATAAAACCCCCATTGAGGGCTTATATTTAACCGGAGCCGGCACCCATCCGGGAGGGTCTATTTCGGGGATGCCCGGCCGCAACTGCGCCCGCGTTTTCTTGGCACGTCAACAACCTTGGGGTCAAAAATTAGGAGATGTGCGGAATTCCTTACAGTCTTTTGTGCGAGCCACTTTGGGAATTTAA